A section of the Deltaproteobacteria bacterium genome encodes:
- a CDS encoding serine/threonine-protein kinase, giving the protein MKNWLKDAANVAPLLPPNLTLGPLLADGGQGVVYSGTANGAPAAIKLYVPGQVEKRIEREVAALHELACPSIVRPLWHGIVQAQGQDLHVVATEFVHGAPLHDVLAGERALGGGELGVLCFDVAEAIGAMWKRRIVHRDLKPGNILLRQNGRACVIDLGLARHLDESSLTAAGMTWGTRGYLSPEQAQCAKALSCKSDVFALGVVLLEAASGTHPTGRDQNRLLAQPFHQTLVPALAAWAHADLVRRMLDPDPYRRPLPPAILTALAAFHP; this is encoded by the coding sequence GTGAAGAACTGGCTGAAGGACGCCGCGAACGTGGCGCCGCTGCTCCCGCCCAATCTCACCCTCGGTCCGCTCTTGGCGGACGGCGGACAAGGCGTCGTCTACAGCGGGACCGCGAACGGCGCGCCCGCGGCGATCAAGCTCTACGTGCCGGGCCAGGTCGAGAAGCGAATCGAGCGAGAGGTCGCCGCGCTCCACGAGCTGGCCTGCCCCTCGATCGTCCGTCCCCTCTGGCACGGGATCGTGCAGGCGCAGGGACAGGACCTCCACGTCGTCGCGACCGAGTTCGTCCACGGGGCGCCGCTTCACGACGTGCTGGCAGGCGAGCGCGCGCTCGGTGGCGGCGAACTCGGCGTCCTCTGCTTCGACGTCGCGGAGGCGATCGGCGCCATGTGGAAGAGGCGGATCGTCCACCGCGACCTGAAGCCAGGCAACATCCTCCTGCGCCAGAACGGGCGGGCCTGCGTGATCGACCTCGGGCTCGCGCGGCACCTGGACGAGTCCTCGCTCACCGCCGCCGGGATGACCTGGGGGACGCGCGGCTACCTCTCCCCCGAGCAGGCGCAGTGCGCCAAGGCCCTCTCCTGCAAGTCAGACGTCTTCGCGCTGGGCGTCGTGCTCCTCGAGGCTGCGTCGGGAACGCACCCCACCGGTCGCGATCAGAACCGACTTCTCGCCCAGCCCTTCCACCAGACCCTCGTCCCAGCCCTCGCCGCGTGGGCCCACGCGGACCTGGTCCGCCGCATGCTCGACCCCGATCCGTACCGTCGGCCCTTGCCGCCGGCGATCCTCACCGCACTCGCGGCATTCCACCCCTAG